Within Plectropomus leopardus isolate mb unplaced genomic scaffold, YSFRI_Pleo_2.0 unplaced_scaffold31250, whole genome shotgun sequence, the genomic segment TGGGCATCTTCTCCATCCTTGAAGAGGAGTGCATGTTCCCCAAGGCTTCTGACACAACATTTAAGAACAAGCTGCACGATCAGCATCTTGGCAAGACCAAGGCCTTTGAGAAGCCAAAGCCTGGAAAGGGCAAGGCTGAAGCTCACTTCTCTCTGGTTCACTATGCTGGCACAGTGGACTACAATATCAATGGCTGGCTGGACAAGAACAAGGACCCTCTGAACGACTCAGTTGTTCAGCTCTACCAGAAATCTTCTAACAAACTGCTCGCCTTCCTGTATGTAACTCATGGTGCAGCTGATGGTAAgaagttcattcattcattcattcattttccgtaaccgcttgtcctcgcaagggtcgcggggggctagagccaatcccagctgtcatctaTAAGAAGCTAATCAGTACAAACTGGTAATGTGTTAATTTATGT encodes:
- the LOC121938708 gene encoding myosin heavy chain, fast skeletal muscle-like — protein: IFSILEEECMFPKASDTTFKNKLHDQHLGKTKAFEKPKPGKGKAEAHFSLVHYAGTVDYNINGWLDKNKDPLNDSVVQLYQKSSNKLLAFLYVTHGAADEAAGGGKKGGKKKGGSFQTVSALFRENLGKLMTNLRSTHPHFVRCLIPNETKTP